The following proteins are encoded in a genomic region of Cellulomonas sp. ES6:
- a CDS encoding ABC transporter ATP-binding protein has protein sequence MTAPAVTSPGAAPTTAPAVQVSGVSRVFSSGGDREVVALEHVDLTVGAGEFVSLIGPSGCGKSTLLRLVADLDRPTGGAISVFGRTAEQARLGHDYGIAFQQAGLLPWRTVRANIELPLSLHGVGRAARRERADEMLALVGLTDFADHFPDQLSGGMQQRVAIARALAERPSLLLMDEPFGALDEMTRERLQSELVRICAETQAAVVFVTHSIPEAVFLSDRVVVMSARPGRIAGIVDVRLGRSGERGDDLREDEAYFAAVTAVREALHGGAGTVPSRGVETR, from the coding sequence GTGACGGCCCCGGCGGTGACGTCCCCGGGCGCGGCGCCCACGACCGCGCCGGCCGTGCAGGTCAGCGGCGTGTCCCGGGTGTTCTCCTCGGGCGGCGACCGGGAGGTCGTCGCGCTCGAGCACGTGGACCTGACCGTCGGCGCGGGCGAGTTCGTGTCCCTCATCGGGCCGTCCGGCTGCGGCAAGTCCACCCTGCTGCGCCTGGTCGCCGACCTCGACCGGCCCACCGGCGGCGCGATCTCGGTGTTCGGCCGCACGGCGGAGCAGGCGCGGCTCGGGCACGACTACGGCATCGCGTTCCAGCAGGCGGGCCTGCTGCCGTGGCGGACGGTGCGGGCCAACATCGAGCTGCCGCTGTCGCTGCACGGCGTCGGGCGCGCGGCCCGCCGGGAGCGCGCGGACGAGATGCTCGCGCTCGTCGGCCTGACCGACTTCGCGGACCACTTCCCGGACCAGCTCTCCGGCGGCATGCAGCAGCGCGTCGCGATCGCCCGGGCGCTCGCCGAGCGGCCCAGCCTGCTGCTCATGGACGAGCCGTTCGGCGCGCTGGACGAGATGACCCGCGAGCGGCTGCAGTCCGAGCTCGTGCGGATCTGCGCCGAGACGCAGGCGGCGGTCGTGTTCGTCACCCACTCGATCCCCGAGGCGGTGTTCCTGTCCGACCGGGTCGTGGTGATGTCCGCCCGCCCGGGGCGGATCGCGGGGATCGTCGACGTCCGGCTGGGGCGGTCGGGGGAGCGCGGGGACGACCTGCGCGAGGACGAGGCGTACTTCGCGGCCGTCACCGCGGTGCGCGAGGCGCTGCACGGTGGCGCCGGCACCGTCCCGAGCCGCGGGGTGGAGACTCGGTGA
- a CDS encoding ABC transporter permease subunit produces the protein MTAGVDAAVVTAAAAPAPRARRAWPRPVRALRPVALGLVALVLLAGLWELVKAVVPDTGWSIGERLVLPRTTDLAMPHVTDMLARLGEPLTAQPGADPLWLAVLRAGGTSLRIAAVSWVIGVVVGLLLALLMARFRIARSAVLPLVVLSQTVPLIALAPLVKGWGSKLELGFTWEPWMSVAVIASYLAFFPVAVGALRGLTSPDALHRDLFAAYATSWTQELVRLRLPASVPHLLPALRLAATSAVLGVVVAEVSTGMPGGIGRMILEFANFASSDPAKPWAPIFGAVLLGLVASGAVALLGTGLGRFRRAEVVA, from the coding sequence ATGACGGCCGGCGTCGACGCGGCGGTGGTGACCGCGGCGGCCGCACCGGCGCCCCGCGCCCGGCGGGCGTGGCCGCGTCCCGTGCGCGCGCTGCGGCCTGTGGCCCTCGGCCTCGTGGCGCTCGTGCTCCTCGCGGGGCTCTGGGAGCTGGTCAAGGCCGTGGTCCCGGACACCGGCTGGAGCATCGGGGAGCGCCTGGTGCTGCCGCGCACCACGGACCTCGCGATGCCGCACGTCACCGACATGCTCGCCCGCCTGGGCGAGCCGCTCACCGCCCAGCCGGGTGCCGACCCGCTGTGGCTGGCGGTGCTCCGCGCCGGGGGCACGAGCCTGCGGATCGCGGCCGTGTCCTGGGTCATCGGGGTCGTCGTCGGCCTGCTGCTCGCCCTGCTCATGGCGCGGTTCCGGATCGCGCGGTCGGCCGTGCTGCCGCTGGTCGTGCTGAGCCAGACCGTCCCGCTCATCGCCCTCGCGCCGCTGGTCAAGGGCTGGGGGTCCAAGCTCGAGCTCGGGTTCACCTGGGAGCCCTGGATGTCGGTGGCGGTCATCGCCTCCTACCTGGCGTTCTTCCCGGTGGCGGTCGGCGCCCTGCGCGGCCTGACCTCCCCGGACGCCCTGCACCGCGACCTGTTCGCGGCCTACGCCACCTCGTGGACCCAGGAGCTCGTGCGCCTGCGGCTGCCCGCGAGCGTGCCGCACCTGCTGCCCGCCCTCCGCCTGGCGGCCACGAGCGCCGTGCTCGGCGTCGTCGTCGCGGAGGTCTCGACCGGGATGCCCGGAGGTATCGGACGCATGATCCTCGAGTTCGCCAACTTCGCCAGCAGCGACCCCGCCAAGCCGTGGGCGCCGATCTTCGGCGCCGTGCTGCTCGGCCTGGTCGCCTCCGGGGCGGTCGCCCTGCTCGGCACCGGCCTGGGCCGGTTCCGCCGGGCGGAGGTGGTCGCGTGA
- a CDS encoding TIGR03842 family LLM class F420-dependent oxidoreductase: protein MEFGVVMQNDPPASRVVDLARQAETHGFDYVWTFDSHLLWQEPFVVFSQILAATRKVKVGPMVTNPATRDWTVLASSFATLNEMYGNRTVCGIGRGDSAVRTLAGKPSNLATLRESIHVIRELANSRAVEHNGRTVQFPWSKGSELEVWVAAYGPLALKLTGEVGDGFILQLADPDIAAWMIRTVRDSAEAAGRDPDAIKFCVAAPMYVGDGDSPAARAHMREQCRWFGGMVGNHVADIVAKYGQGSSVPKALTDYIAGRQGYDYNEHGRAGNSHTQFVPDEIVERFCLLGSPREHVEKLQALRELGVTQFAGYLQHDNKDETLRMYGERVIPAMAEHVVATA, encoded by the coding sequence ATGGAGTTCGGCGTCGTCATGCAGAACGACCCGCCCGCGTCGCGCGTGGTGGACCTGGCCCGCCAGGCGGAGACGCACGGGTTCGACTACGTGTGGACCTTCGACTCGCACCTGCTGTGGCAGGAGCCGTTCGTGGTGTTCTCGCAGATCCTGGCCGCGACCCGCAAGGTCAAGGTCGGCCCGATGGTCACGAACCCGGCCACCCGGGACTGGACGGTGCTCGCGTCGTCGTTCGCCACGCTGAACGAGATGTACGGCAACCGCACCGTGTGCGGGATCGGCCGCGGCGACTCGGCGGTCCGCACGCTGGCCGGCAAGCCGTCGAACCTCGCGACGCTGCGCGAGTCCATCCACGTCATCCGGGAGCTCGCCAACTCCCGCGCGGTCGAGCACAACGGCCGCACGGTCCAGTTCCCGTGGTCGAAGGGGTCCGAGCTGGAGGTGTGGGTGGCCGCGTACGGCCCGCTCGCGCTGAAGCTCACCGGCGAGGTCGGGGACGGGTTCATCCTGCAGCTCGCGGACCCGGACATCGCGGCGTGGATGATCCGCACCGTGCGGGACTCCGCGGAGGCGGCGGGGCGCGACCCCGACGCGATCAAGTTCTGCGTCGCGGCCCCCATGTACGTCGGCGACGGCGACTCCCCGGCGGCCCGCGCGCACATGCGCGAGCAGTGCCGGTGGTTCGGGGGCATGGTCGGCAACCACGTCGCGGACATCGTCGCGAAGTACGGCCAGGGGTCGTCCGTGCCGAAGGCGCTGACCGACTACATCGCCGGCCGGCAGGGCTACGACTACAACGAGCACGGCCGCGCGGGGAACTCGCACACGCAGTTCGTCCCGGACGAGATCGTCGAGCGGTTCTGCCTGCTCGGCAGCCCGCGCGAGCACGTCGAGAAGCTGCAGGCGCTGCGCGAGCTCGGCGTCACGCAGTTCGCGGGGTACCTGCAGCACGACAACAAGGACGAGACGCTGCGGATGTACGGCGAGCGCGTCATCCCCGCGATGGCCGAGCACGTGGTGGCGACGGCATGA
- the hydA gene encoding dihydropyrimidinase has protein sequence MKTLITGGTVVNATGRGAADVLIDGETIVALLQPGSTALGVDLRATVDRVIDATGKYVIPGGIDAHTHMEMPFGGTFASDTFATGTTAAAWGGTTTIVDFVVQYPHENPLDQYALWHQKAAGSCAVDYAFHQILSDVQDSSLQAMDELIAEGVTSFKLFMAYKGVFLSDDGQIVRAMQKASDNGAMIMMHAENGSVIDTLVQQHLARGETTPYYHGVSRPWQAEEEATHRAIMLADLTGAPLYVVHVSAKQAAEQIAQARDRGQNVFGETCPQYLYLSLEDHLAAQGKEWGDFEGAKWVCSTPLRSKHEGHQHQMWNSLRTNDLQLVSTDHCPFCMKDQKEMGIGDFSKIPNGIGSVEHRMDLLYQGVVTGEISLERWVEICCTTPARMFGMYGRKGVLAPGADADVVVYDPDGHTSIGVGKTHHMAMDYSAWEGFEVDGHVDTVLSRGEVVVDGGAFLGRVGHGQYVKRGLSQYLI, from the coding sequence ATGAAGACCCTCATCACCGGCGGCACCGTCGTCAACGCGACGGGCCGCGGCGCCGCGGACGTGCTCATCGACGGCGAGACGATCGTCGCCCTGCTGCAGCCCGGCTCGACGGCGCTCGGCGTGGACCTGCGCGCCACGGTCGACCGCGTGATCGACGCGACCGGCAAGTACGTGATCCCCGGCGGCATCGACGCGCACACGCACATGGAGATGCCGTTCGGCGGCACGTTCGCCTCCGACACGTTCGCCACCGGCACGACGGCGGCGGCCTGGGGCGGGACGACCACGATCGTCGACTTCGTCGTGCAGTACCCGCACGAGAACCCGCTGGACCAGTACGCGCTGTGGCACCAGAAGGCGGCCGGGAGCTGCGCGGTGGACTACGCGTTCCACCAGATCCTGTCCGACGTCCAGGACTCGTCGCTGCAGGCGATGGACGAGCTGATCGCCGAGGGCGTGACCAGCTTCAAGCTGTTCATGGCCTACAAGGGCGTGTTCCTGTCCGACGACGGCCAGATCGTGCGGGCCATGCAGAAGGCGTCGGACAACGGCGCGATGATCATGATGCACGCGGAGAACGGGTCGGTCATCGACACCCTCGTGCAGCAGCACCTGGCCCGCGGCGAGACCACGCCGTACTACCACGGGGTCTCCCGGCCGTGGCAGGCCGAGGAGGAGGCCACCCACCGGGCGATCATGCTGGCGGACCTGACGGGCGCGCCGCTGTACGTCGTCCACGTCTCGGCGAAGCAGGCGGCCGAGCAGATCGCGCAGGCGCGCGACCGCGGCCAGAACGTGTTCGGCGAGACCTGCCCGCAGTACCTGTACCTGTCGCTCGAGGACCACCTCGCGGCGCAGGGCAAGGAGTGGGGCGACTTCGAGGGCGCGAAGTGGGTGTGCTCGACCCCGCTGCGCTCGAAGCACGAGGGCCACCAGCACCAGATGTGGAACTCGCTGCGGACCAACGACCTGCAGCTCGTGTCGACCGACCACTGCCCGTTCTGCATGAAGGACCAGAAGGAGATGGGGATCGGGGACTTCTCGAAGATCCCCAACGGCATCGGCTCCGTCGAGCACCGGATGGACCTGCTGTACCAGGGCGTCGTCACCGGCGAGATCTCGCTGGAGCGCTGGGTGGAGATCTGCTGCACCACGCCCGCGCGGATGTTCGGCATGTACGGGCGCAAGGGCGTCCTCGCACCCGGCGCGGACGCGGACGTCGTGGTCTACGACCCGGACGGCCACACGTCCATCGGCGTCGGGAAGACCCACCACATGGCCATGGACTACTCCGCCTGGGAGGGCTTCGAGGTCGACGGCCACGTCGACACGGTGCTGTCCCGCGGCGAGGTCGTCGTCGACGGCGGCGCGTTCCTCGGCCGCGTGGGCCACGGGCAGTACGTCAAGCGCGGCCTGTCGCAGTACCTCATCTGA
- a CDS encoding nitrilase-related carbon-nitrogen hydrolase — MAVVRVAFTQATWTGDKESMIQLHEDWTRKAAAEGAQVIGFQELFYGPYFGITQDTKYYEYAETIPGPTTERFSALAQELGIVIVLPIYEEDQPGVLYNTAAVIDADGTLLGTYRKHHIPHLPKFWEKFYFRPGNLGYPVFETAVGRIGVNICYDRHFPEGWRVLALNGAEIVFNPNATAPGISNKLWEVEQPAAAIANGYFVIANNRVGLEDNEYGDEAVNFYGSSYAVGPDGNYVGEVGSSSENQLLIRDLDLDQIRTTRERWQFFRDRRPDAYGPIVAP; from the coding sequence ATGGCAGTCGTGCGCGTCGCCTTCACCCAGGCCACCTGGACGGGCGACAAGGAGTCGATGATCCAGCTCCACGAGGACTGGACCCGCAAGGCCGCGGCCGAGGGCGCGCAGGTCATCGGGTTCCAGGAGCTGTTCTACGGCCCGTACTTCGGGATCACGCAGGACACGAAGTACTACGAGTACGCCGAGACGATCCCCGGTCCGACCACCGAGCGGTTCAGCGCGCTGGCCCAGGAGCTGGGCATCGTCATCGTGCTGCCGATCTACGAGGAGGACCAGCCGGGCGTCCTGTACAACACGGCCGCGGTCATCGACGCGGACGGCACGCTGCTGGGCACCTACCGCAAGCACCACATCCCGCACCTGCCCAAGTTCTGGGAGAAGTTCTACTTCCGTCCCGGCAACCTCGGGTACCCGGTGTTCGAGACGGCGGTCGGCAGGATCGGCGTGAACATCTGCTACGACCGGCACTTCCCGGAGGGCTGGCGGGTGCTCGCGCTGAACGGCGCAGAGATCGTGTTCAACCCGAACGCCACCGCCCCCGGCATCTCGAACAAGCTGTGGGAGGTCGAGCAGCCGGCCGCGGCCATCGCCAACGGCTACTTCGTCATCGCGAACAACCGCGTCGGGCTCGAGGACAACGAGTACGGCGACGAGGCGGTCAACTTCTACGGCTCGTCGTACGCGGTGGGCCCGGACGGCAACTACGTCGGCGAGGTCGGCTCCTCCTCGGAGAACCAGCTGCTGATCCGCGACCTCGACCTGGACCAGATCCGCACGACCCGCGAGCGCTGGCAGTTCTTCCGGGACCGCCGGCCGGACGCCTACGGCCCCATCGTCGCGCCCTGA
- a CDS encoding aminotransferase class I/II-fold pyridoxal phosphate-dependent enzyme translates to MDVAQHVEDRSPRGIAAAVSRLVRSGELRPGDRLPTVRRLAADLGVSPATVSGAWQALAAVGLVTSRGRAGTVVLPEPAAWLPPRYRDMAAGGRAAADPAASAAVRPAVRLDLSTGTPDPDLLPPLERSLGRVAAATPAAGTGTYLGAPVVEPLERLLRASWPFTPQRVTVVDGAVDAMSRTLEQLAGFGDRVIVEDPSFPPIFDLCDQLGLERVPVPLDRHGLRPDALEAALRTGAEVVVLQPRAHNPTGVSMTSTRARELAAVIRRHLAATPGADVHVIEDDHSGEIASSADVSLGTSLPDRVVHVRSYSKSHGPDLRIAAVGGPAGVLDRVVARRMLGPGWTSRLLQRLLTDLLVDGEALAAVAQARRIYYARQRALTTALAEHGLEVHPGDGINVWVPVADEATALVRLEAAGIKVARGRPFRAVPPPDGPGHVRVTVGALAGGPDVVARVARALALAATP, encoded by the coding sequence ATGGACGTGGCCCAGCACGTGGAGGACCGCAGTCCCCGGGGGATCGCCGCCGCCGTGTCGCGGCTGGTGCGCAGCGGCGAGCTGCGCCCGGGCGACCGCCTGCCCACGGTCCGGCGGCTCGCGGCGGACCTCGGCGTCAGCCCCGCGACGGTGTCCGGCGCGTGGCAGGCGCTGGCCGCCGTCGGCCTGGTGACCTCCCGCGGGCGGGCGGGCACGGTCGTGCTGCCGGAGCCGGCTGCGTGGCTGCCCCCGCGCTACCGCGACATGGCCGCCGGCGGGCGGGCCGCGGCCGACCCCGCGGCGTCGGCTGCGGTGCGCCCGGCGGTCCGGCTCGACCTGTCGACCGGTACTCCCGACCCCGACCTGCTGCCCCCGCTGGAGCGGTCGCTCGGGCGGGTCGCCGCCGCCACCCCCGCCGCCGGCACGGGCACCTACCTGGGCGCGCCCGTGGTCGAGCCGCTCGAGCGCCTGCTGCGCGCCTCGTGGCCGTTCACGCCGCAGCGCGTCACCGTCGTGGACGGCGCCGTCGACGCGATGAGCCGCACGCTCGAGCAGCTCGCCGGGTTCGGCGACCGCGTCATCGTGGAGGACCCGTCGTTCCCGCCGATCTTCGACCTGTGCGACCAGCTCGGCCTCGAGCGCGTCCCGGTCCCGCTCGACCGGCACGGCCTGCGCCCCGACGCCCTGGAGGCCGCGCTGCGCACCGGTGCGGAGGTCGTCGTCCTGCAGCCGCGGGCGCACAACCCGACCGGCGTCTCCATGACGTCGACGCGCGCCCGGGAGCTCGCGGCCGTCATCCGCCGGCACCTCGCGGCGACGCCGGGCGCCGACGTGCACGTGATCGAGGACGACCACTCCGGGGAGATCGCGTCCTCCGCGGACGTGTCGCTCGGGACGTCGCTGCCCGACCGCGTGGTGCACGTGCGCTCCTACTCGAAGTCCCACGGGCCGGACCTGCGGATCGCGGCCGTCGGGGGGCCGGCGGGTGTGCTCGACCGGGTCGTCGCGCGCCGGATGCTCGGACCCGGGTGGACCAGCCGGCTGCTGCAGCGGCTGCTGACGGACCTGCTCGTCGACGGCGAGGCGCTCGCGGCGGTCGCCCAGGCCCGGCGGATCTACTACGCGCGGCAGCGGGCGCTGACGACCGCGCTCGCGGAGCACGGGCTGGAGGTGCACCCGGGCGACGGCATCAACGTGTGGGTGCCCGTCGCCGACGAGGCCACCGCGCTGGTGCGGCTGGAGGCCGCGGGGATCAAGGTCGCGCGCGGTCGGCCGTTCCGGGCGGTGCCCCCGCCGGACGGGCCCGGGCACGTGCGGGTCACGGTCGGCGCCCTCGCGGGCGGGCCGGACGTGGTCGCGCGCGTGGCCCGCGCCCTCGCGCTGGCCGCGACGCCCTGA
- a CDS encoding putative F420-0 ABC transporter substrate-binding protein, whose product MRSTRRLVLAVPAAALALALAACAGDPAEPGVSPGGPTASSTGAAFTPVTLDNCGTDVTVDTPPERVVAIKSTSIETMLALGLQDRLVGTAFADGPVPDEWADAYDAVPVLSDKVPGQEALLEVQPDFVYAGWESNFSDDGAGERSALQGLGIGTYVSPAACKEEGYMPDPLTFEGLFDEQREIASVFGVTDRAEDLIAQEQELLDSVTPPAEETTALWYSSGTDTPYVGAGIGAPQMMLDAAGLTNIFADVHDTWTSAGWEQVVAADPDVIVLVDASWNTAESKIELLESNPATSQLTAVREHRYLTLPFPAAEAGVRNAQAVVSLSEQLADLEG is encoded by the coding sequence GTGCGCAGCACCCGTCGTCTCGTCCTCGCCGTCCCTGCCGCCGCCCTGGCCCTCGCCCTCGCGGCGTGCGCCGGGGACCCGGCCGAACCGGGCGTGTCCCCCGGCGGCCCGACCGCGTCGTCGACCGGCGCGGCCTTCACCCCCGTCACGCTCGACAACTGCGGCACCGACGTCACGGTCGACACCCCGCCGGAGCGCGTGGTCGCGATCAAGTCCACGTCGATCGAGACCATGCTCGCGCTCGGGCTGCAGGACCGCCTGGTCGGCACCGCGTTCGCCGACGGCCCCGTCCCCGACGAGTGGGCGGACGCCTACGACGCCGTGCCGGTGCTGTCGGACAAGGTCCCCGGCCAGGAGGCGTTGCTGGAGGTGCAGCCCGACTTCGTCTACGCGGGCTGGGAGTCCAACTTCTCCGACGACGGCGCCGGTGAGCGCTCCGCCCTGCAGGGCCTCGGGATCGGCACGTACGTGTCCCCCGCCGCCTGCAAGGAGGAGGGCTACATGCCCGACCCGCTCACGTTCGAGGGCCTGTTCGACGAGCAGCGCGAGATCGCCTCGGTGTTCGGCGTGACGGACCGCGCGGAGGACCTGATCGCCCAGGAGCAGGAGCTGCTCGACTCCGTCACGCCCCCGGCGGAGGAGACGACGGCGCTCTGGTACTCCTCGGGCACCGACACCCCGTACGTCGGGGCGGGCATCGGCGCCCCGCAGATGATGCTGGACGCCGCGGGGCTGACGAACATCTTCGCGGACGTCCACGACACCTGGACGTCGGCCGGCTGGGAGCAGGTCGTCGCCGCCGACCCCGACGTGATCGTGCTGGTCGACGCGTCGTGGAACACCGCGGAGTCGAAGATCGAGCTGCTGGAGTCCAACCCGGCGACCTCCCAGCTCACCGCCGTCCGGGAGCACCGCTACCTGACGCTGCCGTTCCCCGCGGCGGAGGCGGGCGTCCGCAACGCCCAGGCCGTCGTGAGCCTGTCCGAGCAGCTCGCGGACCTGGAGGGCTGA
- a CDS encoding putative F420-0 ABC transporter permease subunit: MLPVLGVGLLLLVATVLVCVTIGSADIAVPDVARSIAGHLGLGPAAGADGGVPVLTDAIVWDLRLPRVLTGAAVGAGLALAGAVMQSLTRNPLADPYLLGLSSGASLGAVAVLVVGVGLLLPVAAFAGALAALVATLSLARVGGVLTPGRAVLAGLAVSQLAAAGTSFVIFWSATGDSYREILNWLLGSLAGSTWQSVAIAGVALLVVGTVLVASAVRLDAFAFGDTAAAALGIDVDRTRWTLMTLVALLTGAMVAVSGSIGFVGLVLPHAVSALTGPAHRRLLPVAAVTGAIFLVWADTGARTLFDPRELPVGIVTALIGVPVFAVLLRRGRGSAWT; encoded by the coding sequence CTGCTGCCGGTGCTCGGCGTCGGTCTGCTGCTGCTCGTGGCGACGGTGCTGGTCTGCGTCACCATCGGGTCGGCGGACATCGCGGTGCCGGACGTCGCCCGGAGCATCGCCGGGCACCTCGGGCTCGGCCCGGCCGCGGGCGCGGACGGCGGTGTGCCGGTGCTGACCGACGCGATCGTCTGGGACCTGCGGCTGCCGCGCGTGCTGACGGGTGCGGCGGTCGGCGCCGGGCTGGCGCTGGCGGGCGCGGTCATGCAGTCGCTGACGCGCAACCCGCTGGCCGACCCCTACCTGCTGGGCCTGTCGTCGGGGGCCTCGCTCGGCGCCGTGGCGGTGCTGGTGGTCGGGGTCGGCCTGCTGCTGCCGGTCGCCGCGTTCGCGGGGGCCCTCGCCGCGCTGGTGGCCACGCTGAGCCTGGCGCGCGTCGGTGGCGTGCTGACGCCGGGACGCGCGGTGCTGGCCGGCCTCGCGGTGTCGCAGCTCGCGGCGGCGGGGACGTCGTTCGTCATCTTCTGGTCGGCGACCGGCGACTCCTACCGGGAGATCCTCAACTGGCTGCTCGGGTCCCTGGCGGGGTCGACGTGGCAGTCCGTGGCGATCGCGGGGGTGGCGCTGCTGGTGGTCGGCACGGTGCTGGTGGCGTCGGCGGTCCGGCTGGACGCGTTCGCGTTCGGCGACACGGCGGCCGCGGCGCTCGGCATCGACGTCGACCGCACCCGGTGGACCCTGATGACGCTCGTCGCGCTGCTGACCGGCGCGATGGTGGCGGTCAGCGGGTCCATCGGGTTCGTCGGCCTGGTGCTGCCGCACGCCGTGTCGGCCCTCACCGGGCCCGCGCACCGGCGGCTGCTGCCGGTCGCCGCCGTCACGGGCGCGATCTTCCTGGTGTGGGCCGACACGGGCGCGCGGACGCTGTTCGACCCGCGCGAGCTGCCGGTGGGCATCGTGACCGCGCTGATCGGGGTGCCGGTCTTCGCGGTGCTGCTGCGACGAGGGAGGGGCAGCGCGTGGACGTGA
- a CDS encoding putative F420-0 ABC transporter ATP-binding protein: MDVSIAGVGVRLGGRWVVDGVDATPPPGALTGLLGPNGAGKTTLLRLVAGLLDPEAGSVLVDDAPVHALGRRERARRIALLEQESSSTVPLTVREVVALGRIPYRTLWGADADEQAVDRALAAADAAHLADRPWSALSGGERQRVHIARALAQEPDLLLLDEPTNHLDVSAQLSLLAFVRDLGRTTVAALHDLNLAAAYCAHVLVLAEGRLVAAGDPRDVLTADLVRRVYGVDAEVMTHPRTGRPVIAFGDAGPAALADRPLAAVEGAR; this comes from the coding sequence GTGGACGTGAGCATCGCGGGCGTCGGCGTCCGGCTGGGCGGCCGCTGGGTGGTGGACGGCGTGGACGCCACGCCCCCGCCCGGCGCGCTGACGGGTCTGCTCGGGCCGAACGGCGCGGGCAAGACGACGCTGCTGCGCCTGGTCGCCGGGCTGCTGGACCCGGAGGCCGGGTCCGTGCTGGTCGACGACGCGCCGGTGCACGCGCTCGGCCGCCGGGAGCGGGCGCGCCGCATCGCGCTGCTGGAGCAGGAGTCGTCGTCGACGGTGCCGCTGACCGTGCGGGAGGTGGTCGCGCTCGGCCGCATCCCCTACCGCACGCTGTGGGGGGCCGACGCCGACGAGCAGGCCGTCGACCGGGCGCTGGCCGCCGCGGACGCCGCGCACCTGGCGGACCGGCCGTGGTCGGCGCTGTCGGGCGGCGAGCGGCAGCGGGTGCACATCGCGCGGGCACTGGCCCAGGAGCCCGACCTGCTGCTCCTCGACGAGCCCACCAACCACCTGGACGTCAGCGCGCAGCTGTCCCTGCTGGCGTTCGTCCGCGACCTCGGCCGCACCACCGTGGCCGCCCTGCACGACCTCAACCTCGCGGCCGCCTACTGCGCGCACGTCCTCGTGCTCGCGGAGGGCAGGCTGGTCGCGGCGGGCGACCCCCGCGACGTGCTGACCGCGGACCTGGTGCGCCGGGTGTACGGCGTCGACGCCGAGGTGATGACCCACCCGCGCACCGGCCGCCCCGTCATCGCGTTCGGCGACGCCGGCCCCGCCGCCCTCGCCGACCGCCCGCTCGCCGCCGTCGAAGGAGCCCGATGA
- the cofD gene encoding 2-phospho-L-lactate transferase: protein MKVTVLSGGVGGARFTRGLLALLDDDADVTVVANTGDDMWLHGVRVCPDLDTLMYTLGGAVHEEQGWGRRDESSRVSADLAAYDVGWEWFTLGDLDLATHLARTQWLREGLTLSQATERLCRRWGLAAQGVRLLPMADEPVETHVRVAGGELLHFEEWWVRHRAALPALAFVQVGLESAAPAPGVLEAIRDADVVVVPPSNPVVSVGTVLAVPGVREALATTPAPVVGVSPIIGGAPVRGMAAECLAAIGVEATAEAVARHYGLRGGPSDGAPGVLDAWLLDTADEDAVGRLRAVGWRAAAADTLMRDVPTTARIAAAALALVGR, encoded by the coding sequence ATGAAGGTCACCGTCCTGTCCGGCGGCGTGGGGGGCGCCCGGTTCACCCGGGGGCTGCTGGCCCTGCTCGACGACGACGCCGACGTCACCGTCGTCGCGAACACCGGCGACGACATGTGGCTGCACGGCGTGCGGGTCTGCCCCGACCTCGACACGCTGATGTACACCCTGGGCGGCGCCGTCCACGAGGAGCAGGGGTGGGGCCGCCGCGACGAGTCGTCACGCGTGTCGGCGGACCTCGCCGCCTACGACGTCGGCTGGGAGTGGTTCACGCTCGGCGACCTGGACCTCGCGACGCACCTCGCCCGCACGCAGTGGCTGCGCGAGGGGCTGACGCTGTCGCAGGCGACGGAGCGGCTGTGCCGGCGCTGGGGCCTGGCCGCGCAGGGCGTCCGGCTGCTGCCGATGGCGGACGAGCCCGTCGAGACGCACGTCCGCGTGGCGGGCGGCGAGCTGCTGCACTTCGAGGAGTGGTGGGTGCGCCACCGCGCCGCGCTGCCGGCGCTCGCGTTCGTCCAGGTGGGCCTCGAGTCCGCCGCCCCGGCGCCCGGCGTGCTGGAGGCGATCCGGGACGCGGACGTCGTCGTCGTGCCGCCGTCGAACCCCGTGGTCTCGGTCGGCACGGTCCTCGCCGTCCCGGGCGTCCGCGAGGCGCTCGCGACGACACCGGCGCCGGTCGTGGGCGTGTCCCCGATCATCGGCGGCGCGCCGGTGCGCGGCATGGCCGCCGAGTGCCTCGCGGCGATCGGCGTCGAGGCGACCGCCGAGGCCGTCGCCCGGCACTACGGGCTGCGCGGCGGCCCGTCCGACGGGGCGCCCGGCGTGCTCGACGCCTGGCTGCTCGACACGGCCGACGAGGACGCGGTCGGGCGGCTGCGGGCGGTCGGCTGGCGGGCCGCCGCCGCGGACACCCTCATGCGGGACGTGCCGACGACCGCCCGGATCGCCGCCGCCGCGCTGGCGCTGGTCGGGCGCTGA